From Phenylobacterium montanum, the proteins below share one genomic window:
- a CDS encoding MFS transporter → MNRPSTLPPGAQGGTATEAGSIDGQVRSRSFAILFCVSVITAVGNTGMQSVLPAIGRTIGIPDPMVAAIFSLSALLWAISSPIWARASDRHGRKPLILLGLAGFALSMVLCSVVVGAGLRHLATPMVIFVFFLLARAQFGLFGSAANPATQAYVAERTTREERTQWMSTLAGAFGLGTIIGPLIATLFVLPIVGLAGPMLAFALMAVAMLAAVVRWLPEERRAPPPKGKEPAHLALDPVPPMKPQALWRDPRLVPFLAYGFLVAVCQTAMGQTLGFLIIDKTHESPSAALNYIRMAMMMGAIAGLLAQWGLIRMFRMSPRHLLRWGVCLAAAGNLITAFAPDYWTVVLAYTLCSLGFSFARPGFTAGASLSVPQEDQARAAGAIAAVNGVNVVLAPLFVKLYEMVPPAPFLLCAAVLVGLAVFAYSNGALRRAGEAATSEDEATISILEKSEEAGSA, encoded by the coding sequence ATGAACAGGCCGAGTACGCTCCCGCCGGGGGCGCAGGGAGGAACGGCTACGGAGGCGGGGTCGATCGACGGCCAGGTCCGCTCGCGCTCGTTCGCCATCCTGTTCTGCGTCTCGGTGATCACCGCGGTCGGCAATACCGGCATGCAGTCGGTGCTGCCGGCGATCGGCCGCACCATCGGCATACCCGACCCAATGGTGGCGGCGATCTTCTCGCTGTCGGCGCTTTTGTGGGCGATCAGCTCGCCGATCTGGGCCAGGGCGTCGGACCGACACGGGCGCAAACCCTTGATTCTCTTGGGCCTCGCCGGCTTCGCCCTGTCCATGGTGCTGTGCAGCGTCGTGGTCGGCGCCGGGCTTCGCCACCTGGCGACGCCCATGGTCATCTTCGTCTTTTTCCTTCTGGCGCGGGCCCAGTTCGGCCTGTTCGGCTCTGCCGCCAACCCGGCGACCCAGGCCTATGTGGCCGAGCGCACCACGCGCGAGGAGCGCACCCAGTGGATGTCGACGCTCGCCGGCGCCTTCGGCCTCGGCACCATCATCGGCCCCCTGATCGCCACCCTGTTCGTCCTGCCCATTGTGGGTCTGGCCGGCCCCATGCTGGCCTTCGCCCTGATGGCCGTAGCCATGCTGGCGGCGGTGGTGCGCTGGCTGCCGGAGGAGCGGCGAGCGCCGCCACCCAAGGGAAAGGAGCCCGCGCACCTTGCGTTGGACCCCGTCCCACCGATGAAGCCCCAGGCCCTCTGGCGCGACCCGCGGCTGGTCCCGTTCCTGGCCTACGGCTTCCTGGTCGCGGTCTGCCAGACGGCCATGGGCCAGACCCTGGGCTTTTTGATCATCGACAAGACCCACGAGAGCCCGTCGGCGGCGCTGAACTATATCCGCATGGCCATGATGATGGGCGCCATCGCCGGGCTTCTGGCCCAGTGGGGCCTGATCCGCATGTTCCGCATGAGCCCGCGCCACCTGTTGCGCTGGGGTGTCTGCCTGGCCGCGGCGGGCAATCTGATCACCGCCTTCGCCCCGGACTACTGGACCGTGGTCCTGGCCTACACCCTGTGCAGCCTGGGCTTCAGCTTCGCCCGGCCCGGCTTCACCGCCGGGGCGTCTCTGTCCGTGCCGCAGGAGGACCAGGCCCGCGCCGCCGGGGCGATCGCGGCGGTCAACGGGGTCAATGTCGTGCTCGCGCCCCTGTTCGTGAAGCTATACGAAATGGTCCCGCCGGCGCCCTTCCTGCTCTGTGCGGCCGTGCTCGTCGGCCTGGCGGTGTTCGCCTATTCCAACGGCGCCCTGCGCCGCGCCGGCGAAGCCGCCACCAGCGAGGACGAGGCGACCATCTCGATCCTGGAAAAGAGCGAAGAGGCGGGAAGCGCTTAA
- the motA gene encoding flagellar motor stator protein MotA, giving the protein MFQIIGIVVLFAMVFGSFIISGGKMGVIIEAAPHELMAILGAGVAAFLISNSMATIKAMGKGFSSAFKGPKWKAQDYRDLLSLLFLLTKTMKSKGVIALESHIEKPKESTIFSRYPKLMSDHFAIDFICDTLRMMTMNLEDPHQVEDAMEKQLEKHHHEALGPSHALSNLADGLPALGIVAAVLGVIKTMGSITEPPEVLGTMIGGALVGTFLGVFLAYGMVGPMAARMKDVVDEESSFYKIIQAVLVAHLHGNAAQISVEIGRGGVPSPAQPSFLELEEALSTIPAEG; this is encoded by the coding sequence ATGTTTCAGATCATCGGCATCGTAGTGCTGTTCGCCATGGTGTTCGGCAGCTTCATCATCTCCGGCGGCAAGATGGGGGTGATCATTGAGGCCGCCCCGCACGAGCTGATGGCCATCCTGGGCGCCGGCGTGGCTGCGTTCCTGATCTCGAACTCCATGGCCACCATCAAGGCCATGGGCAAGGGCTTCAGCAGCGCCTTCAAGGGCCCGAAGTGGAAGGCGCAGGACTACAGGGACCTGTTGTCCCTGCTGTTCCTCCTGACCAAGACCATGAAATCCAAGGGCGTGATCGCCCTGGAGAGCCACATCGAAAAGCCCAAAGAGAGCACGATCTTCTCGCGCTATCCCAAGCTGATGAGCGACCACTTCGCCATCGACTTCATCTGCGACACCCTGCGGATGATGACCATGAACCTGGAAGACCCGCACCAGGTCGAGGACGCGATGGAAAAGCAGCTGGAAAAGCACCATCACGAGGCGCTGGGCCCGTCGCACGCCCTGTCCAACCTGGCCGACGGCCTGCCGGCGCTCGGTATCGTCGCCGCCGTGCTGGGCGTCATCAAGACCATGGGCTCGATCACCGAGCCGCCGGAAGTCTTGGGCACCATGATCGGCGGGGCCCTGGTCGGCACCTTCCTCGGCGTTTTCCTGGCTTATGGCATGGTTGGGCCGATGGCCGCGCGAATGAAGGACGTGGTCGACGAGGAGAGCTCGTTCTACAAGATCATCCAGGCTGTTCTGGTCGCCCACCTGCACGGCAACGCCGCTCAGATTTCGGTCGAGATCGGCCGCGGCGGGGTGCCGAGCCCGGCTCAGCCGAGCTTCCTGGAGCTGGAAGAGGCGCTCAGCACCATCCCGGCCGAAGGCTGA
- the mnmC gene encoding FAD-dependent 5-carboxymethylaminomethyl-2-thiouridine(34) oxidoreductase MnmC yields MRPDDDSPVLWDENGLPRSRLFDDVYFSAHDGLAETRAVFLAGCALPEAWAGRRRFTAGELGFGSGLNILALLDLWARTREPGAQLSIFSVEAFPMPAEDAARVLAHWPELASLAERLVARWPRRARGFHRIAFDEIGARLDLAVMDAAEALAAWDGRADAWFLDGFSPAANPGMWSPEVLAGVAAHSAPGARAATFTVAGAVRRGLAEQGFAVEKRQGFGRKRERLEAVLPGAPTPESASPRVAIVGAGIAGAALARAFAAQGAQVTVIEAERPGAGGSGNSAALVMPRLDAGGAAVAQLYAQAFARACDVYDETLGAVIARGALQLETGPKDPSRFDRIAASDLFEAGRLARLAVAETAGALGEDAEVGGLFLADGRVVAPAAVLDAWLAGAKQVRAEVAGLERGGDGWRLIGPDGELIASADRVCLANGLAAQAFAPNLPLSPVRGQISLVRTAEPPPAVMGAGYLIPTRDGLVFGATHDRDDTDTAVRPDDHARNLALLAQVRPSLAAELTDRPWEGRASLRAACPDFLPLAGAVSGQAGLFVLSGLGSRGFCAAPLLAEHVAAQALGAPSPLPAPLAAIVDPARFAKRSARRRSEPVGEA; encoded by the coding sequence ATGCGCCCCGATGACGACTCCCCGGTCCTGTGGGACGAGAACGGCCTGCCCCGCTCGCGGCTGTTCGACGACGTCTATTTCTCAGCCCATGACGGCTTGGCCGAGACCCGCGCCGTGTTCCTGGCCGGCTGTGCATTGCCCGAGGCCTGGGCCGGGCGGCGGCGTTTCACAGCTGGCGAGCTAGGCTTCGGCTCGGGGCTGAACATCCTGGCCCTGCTGGATCTCTGGGCCAGGACCCGCGAGCCGGGCGCCCAGCTCAGCATCTTCTCCGTCGAGGCCTTTCCCATGCCGGCCGAGGACGCCGCCCGGGTCCTGGCCCACTGGCCTGAACTGGCGTCCCTGGCCGAACGTCTCGTCGCCCGCTGGCCCAGGCGCGCCAGGGGCTTCCACCGCATCGCTTTCGACGAGATCGGCGCGCGCCTGGACTTGGCGGTGATGGACGCCGCCGAGGCCCTGGCCGCCTGGGACGGGCGCGCCGACGCCTGGTTCCTCGACGGCTTTTCGCCGGCGGCCAATCCCGGCATGTGGAGCCCCGAGGTGCTGGCCGGCGTGGCCGCGCACAGCGCGCCAGGCGCCAGGGCGGCGACCTTCACCGTCGCCGGCGCCGTGCGCCGCGGCCTGGCCGAGCAGGGCTTCGCCGTCGAAAAGCGTCAGGGCTTCGGCCGCAAGCGCGAGCGGCTGGAGGCCGTCCTGCCAGGCGCGCCGACGCCCGAGTCCGCCTCGCCCCGCGTCGCCATCGTCGGGGCGGGCATAGCCGGCGCCGCCCTGGCCCGCGCCTTCGCCGCCCAGGGCGCGCAGGTCACGGTGATCGAGGCCGAACGCCCGGGCGCCGGCGGGTCCGGCAATTCTGCCGCGCTGGTGATGCCGCGGCTGGACGCCGGCGGGGCCGCGGTGGCACAACTCTACGCCCAGGCCTTCGCCAGGGCCTGCGATGTCTATGACGAGACGCTTGGCGCGGTCATCGCCCGCGGCGCCTTGCAGTTGGAGACAGGGCCGAAAGACCCTTCGCGCTTCGACCGCATCGCCGCTTCGGACCTGTTTGAAGCCGGCCGCCTGGCGCGGCTCGCCGTGGCCGAGACGGCTGGCGCGCTGGGCGAAGACGCCGAGGTCGGCGGCCTTTTCCTCGCCGACGGCCGGGTGGTCGCGCCGGCCGCCGTGCTCGACGCCTGGCTCGCCGGTGCGAAACAGGTTCGGGCCGAGGTCGCCGGGCTGGAACGCGGCGGCGACGGCTGGCGGCTGATCGGCCCGGATGGCGAGCTGATCGCGTCTGCGGATCGGGTCTGCCTGGCCAATGGCCTGGCCGCCCAGGCCTTCGCGCCGAACCTGCCGCTCTCGCCCGTGCGGGGCCAGATCAGCCTAGTCCGCACCGCCGAGCCCCCGCCCGCGGTGATGGGCGCCGGCTATCTGATCCCGACCCGTGACGGCCTCGTCTTCGGCGCCACCCACGACCGTGACGACACCGACACGGCCGTCCGGCCCGACGACCATGCCCGCAACCTCGCCCTTCTGGCCCAGGTGCGGCCAAGCCTCGCCGCCGAGCTGACCGACCGCCCCTGGGAGGGCCGCGCCAGCCTCAGGGCCGCCTGCCCCGACTTCCTGCCCCTGGCCGGCGCAGTTTCGGGCCAGGCGGGGCTGTTCGTCCTCTCCGGCCTCGGCTCGCGCGGGTTCTGCGCGGCGCCCTTGCTGGCCGAGCATGTGGCGGCCCAGGCCCTGGGCGCGCCCTCGCCTTTGCCCGCCCCGCTGGCGGCGATCGTCGATCCGGCTCGATTTGCAAAAAGATCGGCGCGCCGACGATCCGAACCGGTCGGAGAGGCGTAA
- a CDS encoding glutathione S-transferase family protein produces MLTIHHLNNSRSQRILWLFEELGLKYDIQFYKRDAATNLAPPELKAIHPLGKSPVITDGEIKIAESGAIVEYVLDKYGQGRLQPPKDSAAHWAHVEWLHYAEGSAMLPLMLNLYTMRLGEAAAPLKPRIDSEIDNHLAYVDAALQGRSYLLGEDLTGADIQMSFVGEVGKNFGRLGPFKNLAAYVERLHTRPAYKAALEKGGAYGIGQ; encoded by the coding sequence ATGCTGACCATCCACCACCTGAACAATTCCCGCTCGCAGCGGATCCTGTGGCTGTTCGAGGAGCTGGGCCTGAAATACGACATCCAGTTCTACAAGCGGGACGCGGCGACCAACCTGGCCCCGCCGGAGCTGAAGGCCATCCACCCGCTGGGCAAGTCGCCGGTGATCACCGACGGCGAGATCAAGATCGCCGAGTCCGGGGCCATCGTCGAATATGTGCTGGACAAGTACGGCCAGGGCCGACTGCAGCCGCCGAAGGACAGCGCGGCGCACTGGGCCCATGTGGAATGGCTGCACTATGCCGAGGGCTCGGCCATGCTGCCCCTGATGCTGAACCTCTACACCATGCGCCTGGGCGAGGCCGCTGCGCCCTTGAAGCCGCGCATCGACAGCGAGATCGACAACCACCTGGCCTATGTCGACGCCGCCTTGCAGGGCCGCTCGTACCTGCTGGGCGAGGACCTGACCGGGGCCGACATCCAGATGAGTTTCGTGGGCGAAGTGGGCAAGAACTTCGGCCGGCTGGGCCCGTTCAAGAACCTCGCCGCCTATGTCGAACGCCTGCACACCCGCCCGGCCTACAAGGCCGCGCTGGAAAAGGGCGGGGCGTACGGGATTGGGCAGTAG
- the pseB gene encoding UDP-N-acetylglucosamine 4,6-dehydratase (inverting) — translation MRSFAPKTPILDGKVVLITGGTGSFGRRFVHRVLAEQQPRKIIVLSRDELKQYEMQAELAEAFPSEAMAKMRFFLGDVRDRTRLTLAFRGVDVVIHAAALKQVPAAEYNPSECIHTNVMGAENVVWAALTNHVQRIVALSTDKACNPINLYGATKLASDKTFVAANNLAGDIGTRFSVVRYGNVAGSRGSVAPLFQRLAANGAKELPITDPRMTRFWISLDQGVDFVLSSLEMMRGGEVFVPKIGSMTMPDVARALAPDLPHKTVGIRPGEKLHEVMISADDARMTTELADRYVIEPEFVEYTRTPFAGDTGERVADGFSYSSDANSEWLDADALMALLAQHG, via the coding sequence CTGCGTTCCTTCGCGCCCAAGACCCCGATCCTCGACGGCAAGGTGGTGCTGATCACCGGCGGCACCGGCTCTTTCGGCCGTCGCTTCGTCCACCGCGTGCTGGCCGAGCAGCAGCCGCGCAAGATCATCGTGCTCTCGCGCGATGAGCTGAAGCAGTACGAGATGCAGGCCGAACTGGCCGAGGCCTTTCCATCGGAAGCCATGGCCAAGATGCGCTTCTTCCTCGGTGACGTGCGCGACCGCACCCGCCTGACCCTGGCCTTCCGGGGGGTCGACGTGGTGATCCACGCCGCGGCCCTGAAGCAGGTGCCGGCGGCCGAGTACAACCCGTCCGAATGCATCCACACCAATGTGATGGGCGCCGAGAATGTGGTCTGGGCCGCCCTGACCAACCATGTGCAGCGCATCGTGGCCCTGTCGACCGACAAGGCCTGCAACCCGATCAACCTCTATGGCGCGACCAAGCTGGCCTCGGACAAGACCTTCGTCGCCGCCAACAACCTGGCCGGCGACATCGGCACGCGCTTTTCCGTGGTCCGCTACGGCAATGTGGCGGGCTCGCGCGGCTCGGTGGCGCCGCTGTTCCAGCGCCTGGCGGCCAACGGCGCCAAGGAGCTGCCGATCACCGACCCGCGCATGACCCGGTTCTGGATCTCGCTGGACCAGGGGGTCGATTTCGTCCTCTCGTCGCTGGAGATGATGCGCGGCGGCGAGGTTTTCGTGCCCAAGATCGGCTCGATGACCATGCCCGACGTCGCTCGCGCGCTGGCGCCCGACCTGCCGCACAAGACCGTCGGCATCCGCCCGGGCGAAAAGCTGCACGAGGTGATGATCTCGGCCGACGATGCGCGCATGACCACCGAACTGGCCGACCGCTACGTGATCGAGCCGGAATTCGTCGAATATACCCGCACCCCCTTCGCCGGCGACACGGGCGAGCGGGTGGCGGACGGGTTTTCCTATTCCAGCGACGCCAACAGCGAGTGGCTGGACGCCGACGCCCTCATGGCGCTGCTGGCCCAGCATGGCTGA
- the pseC gene encoding UDP-4-amino-4,6-dideoxy-N-acetyl-beta-L-altrosamine transaminase has product MADAPFLAYGRQVIEDDDLAAVAQALRADFLTTGPRVAQFEAAFAEKVGARHAIACSNGTAALHLAMLGLGVGPGDVVIAPTLTFAATANCARYQGAEVVFADVDPDTGLMTADTLAEAMTRIGGRPLKAVLPVHLNGHAADLPALKRVAEAAGAPLVEDAAHAVGTAMTFDNVPERVGDCRHSALTCFSFHPVKTLTTGEGGMVTTNDDALAQRVARLRSHGIVREPADFVDPEIGFDGEAPNPWAYEQQALGYNYRLPDVLCALGLSQLAKLDRFVERRRQLAQRYNELLPALAPLVRPVAQPWTSRSALHLFVVLIDFTAAGQTRRQVMEALRAKGIGTQVHYIPVHRQPYYRALYGEQTLSGAEAYYARCLSLPLQAGMADGDVDRVVGALGEVLGG; this is encoded by the coding sequence ATGGCTGACGCGCCTTTCCTCGCCTATGGCCGCCAGGTGATCGAGGACGATGACCTGGCCGCGGTGGCGCAGGCCCTGCGCGCCGACTTCCTGACCACCGGCCCGCGGGTGGCGCAATTCGAGGCGGCGTTCGCGGAAAAGGTCGGCGCGCGCCACGCCATCGCCTGCTCCAACGGCACCGCCGCCCTGCACCTGGCCATGCTGGGCCTGGGCGTGGGTCCCGGCGACGTGGTCATCGCCCCCACCCTGACCTTCGCCGCCACCGCCAACTGCGCTCGCTATCAGGGCGCCGAGGTGGTGTTCGCCGACGTCGATCCCGACACCGGCCTGATGACTGCGGACACCCTGGCCGAGGCGATGACGCGCATCGGCGGCCGGCCGCTGAAGGCGGTCCTGCCCGTACACCTGAACGGCCACGCCGCCGACCTGCCGGCGCTGAAGCGCGTCGCCGAGGCGGCCGGCGCCCCCTTGGTCGAGGACGCCGCCCACGCGGTGGGCACGGCCATGACCTTCGACAATGTCCCCGAGCGCGTCGGCGACTGCCGCCATTCGGCCCTTACCTGCTTCTCCTTCCACCCGGTCAAGACCCTGACCACCGGCGAGGGCGGCATGGTCACCACCAACGACGACGCCCTGGCGCAAAGGGTGGCGCGGCTGAGAAGCCATGGGATCGTGCGCGAGCCGGCCGATTTCGTCGATCCGGAGATCGGCTTCGACGGCGAGGCGCCCAATCCGTGGGCCTATGAGCAGCAGGCCCTGGGCTACAACTATCGCCTGCCGGACGTGCTCTGCGCGCTGGGCCTGTCGCAGCTGGCCAAGCTGGACCGGTTCGTCGAACGCCGGCGCCAGCTGGCCCAGCGTTACAATGAGCTCCTGCCCGCCCTGGCGCCGCTGGTGCGGCCAGTCGCGCAACCTTGGACCAGCCGTTCGGCCCTTCACCTCTTCGTCGTCCTGATTGACTTCACCGCCGCCGGCCAGACCCGCCGCCAGGTGATGGAGGCCCTGCGCGCCAAGGGCATCGGGACCCAGGTCCACTACATCCCGGTCCACCGCCAGCCCTACTACCGCGCGCTCTATGGCGAGCAGACCCTGTCCGGCGCCGAAGCCTACTACGCCCGCTGTCTCAGCCTGCCGCTCCAGGCGGGGATGGCGGATGGGGACGTGGACCGGGTGGTGGGGGCGTTGGGGGAGGTGTTGGGGGGCTGA
- a CDS encoding glutathione S-transferase family protein, whose translation MTIQVAAFRWVPPFAQGFVRDLRIRWALEEAGWPYEIELIDFERAKSADYRGWQPFGQVPAYRDSHVEMFESGAILLHLAERSDALAPTDAAGRARTTTWVIAALNSIEPFTQRFIEMDNAPGTAWPEDYRARTEGLLESRLGGLSAWLEGKGYLEGRFTVADIVMSTVLREMEAHGLAARFPVLEDYRARCTGRPAFQRSLEAQLATFRENEPA comes from the coding sequence ATGACGATTCAGGTGGCCGCTTTTCGTTGGGTTCCGCCCTTCGCCCAAGGCTTCGTGCGCGACCTGCGCATCCGCTGGGCGCTGGAGGAGGCAGGCTGGCCCTACGAGATCGAGCTGATCGACTTCGAACGCGCCAAGTCAGCAGACTATCGCGGCTGGCAGCCGTTCGGCCAGGTCCCGGCCTATCGCGACAGCCATGTCGAGATGTTCGAATCCGGCGCCATCCTGCTGCATCTGGCGGAGCGCTCGGACGCGCTGGCGCCCACAGACGCCGCCGGAAGGGCGCGGACCACCACCTGGGTGATCGCGGCGCTGAACTCGATCGAGCCCTTCACCCAGAGGTTCATCGAGATGGACAACGCGCCGGGCACCGCCTGGCCGGAGGACTACCGCGCGCGGACGGAGGGGCTGCTGGAGTCGCGCCTGGGCGGGCTCTCCGCCTGGCTGGAGGGTAAGGGCTATCTGGAAGGCCGCTTCACCGTCGCCGACATCGTCATGAGCACGGTCTTGCGGGAAATGGAGGCGCATGGGCTGGCGGCGCGGTTCCCGGTGCTGGAGGACTATCGTGCGCGCTGCACCGGCCGGCCGGCGTTCCAGCGCTCGCTGGAGGCTCAGTTGGCCACGTTCCGGGAGAATGAGCCGGCTTAG